From the genome of Sinanaerobacter sp. ZZT-01:
TGACCTAATGAAGGTCGCTTCCATTTTAAAAGGAAAGCATGTCAATGAAAATGTAAGCCTTGTCATTTCTCCTGGTTCCAGCAAGATTTTAAGTAAGCTTGCACAAAACGGTGCTTTGGCAGACATGATTGAAGCAGGTGCACGTATTATCGAAAATGCCTGTGGCCCTTGTATTGGAATGGGTCAGTCGCCGCAATCCGGCGGTGTGTCTTTACGTACCTTCAATCGAAACTTTAAAGGAAGAAGCGGTACCTTGGATGCTTCCGTATATTTAGTCAGTCCGGAGACCGCAGCAATTTCCGCAATTACGGGTCATTTAACTGATGGTACGACAGTTGGTATTTCCCTGCCGGAAATCAATCCTGAAAGCTTCCACAGTAATGATAGCTTTATGGTGTATCCAAAAGGAGAAAGCAAAAAAGATATTTCCGTGGCAATGGGTCCGAATATCAAGCCGTTCCCTCAGAACACACCGCTGAAAAATGAGATATCCGGTACCGTTGTACTCAAAACGGGCGATAACATTACGACTGATGATATTATGCCTTCAGACTCTCGTTTGCTGCCTTATCGCTCAAATATACCGCATCTGTCCAATTACTGCTTTGAAAAAATTGATTCAGAGTTTCCTGCTCGATGTAAGGAGGCTAAAAACGGTATCATTATCGGCGGTGAAAACTATGGGCAGGGTTCCAGCCGTGAACACGCAGCATTGGTTCCTCTTCACCTTGGTATTCGCTTTGTTGTTGCAAAATCCTTTGCAAGGATTCACCGCTCCAATTTAATCAACAGCGGCATTATTCCCTTGGTATTTGAAGACCCTGCCGATTATGAAGACTTTGAATTGGGACAAACGCTTGTCATAAAAGATGCACTTACACAAATTAAAAACCCGCATATCCTTTTGTTAAATGAATCAACGGGAAAACAATACACGTTACTTTCACATCTATCCGACTTGGAAATTGAAATGATATTAGCCGGCGGAAAGATCAGTCAGATTAAAAGAAACTAAAGGAGGAATTTCATTGCAGTATTTAGAAAGCTTTAAAGAAATTGTAGAACAGCAGTTAAAAAGAGTTGAAAAAATGAAAAATGATACTGATTTTATCGATTACCGTTCTTTGGATAAAATCGTTATAGGCGTTATTGGAGGAGACGGTATCGGCCCTGCCATCACCGCTCATGCAAAGCGAATTTTAGAAGACCTTTTGGCAGACGAGATAAAAGCAGAAAAAATTGAGCTTCGAACCATCGACGGTCTTACAATTGAAAACAGAGCAGCTGAAAAAGCGGCCATACCAATCAATGTCTTAGAAGATATAAAAAAATGCCACGTTCTTTTAAAGGGCCCAACTACCACTCCAAGAAAAGGCGATCAATGGGGAAACATTGAAAGCGCCAATGTCGCTATGCGAAAAGAACTTGATTTGTTTGCAAATGTAAGACCCGTAAAAGTTCCCGAACTCGGAATTGACTGGACTTTTTTCCGTGAAAATACCGAATGTCTATACGCAATGGGAAGCCAGGGCGTTCATATCAGCGATGATTTAGCAATTGATTTTCGTGTCATCACAAATCCCGGAACCGAACGGATTGCACGCCAAGCCTTTGAATATGCAAAAGCCAATGGCAAAAAACGTGTATCCATCGTCACCAAAGCAAATATCGTAAAAGCAACAGACGGCAAATTTCTAGAAATCTGTAAAAAGATCGGTGAGGAATACCCAGAAATTGAAGTGGATGACTGGTACATCGATATCATGACTGCAAAGCTGATTGATGAAAAAAGGCGAAGTCAATTCGAGGTTTTCATTCTTCCGAATCTTTATGGCGATATCTTAACCGATGAAGCCGCAGAATTCCAAGGAGGAGTCGGCACAGCAGGGAGCGCAAACCTAGGAAAGCACTATGCTATGTTTGAAGCCGTGCACGGTTCTGCACCGAGAATGGTAGAAGAAGGCCGTGATATTTATGCAGATCCTTGCAGCGTCATACGTGCGTCTGCGATGCTCTTAAGCCATATCGGCTGCCAAAAGCAGGCAGATGCTCTATTCTCCGCCCTAGATATCTGTACAGTGACAGAGAAGAAGCTCACCATTACCGGAAAATCAAACGGTGCCACCGGGGCTGAATTTGCCGATTACATTTTGGAGACCATTAGGAGGTAATGTTTCATGTTTAAGGATACTGCCGGAATTAAAGTTACCGGTCTTCCTCTTTCTTCAAATTTATTTATACAACTTCGTTCGGACATCCTTCAAGGAAAGTTAAAATCCGGCGAAAAGTTAACAGAGCAGCGTATCTGTGATGAATATGCAGTGAGCCGTACTCCGGTGCGTGAAGCATTTCGCCAGTTAGAGCTGGATGGCTTGATTGAAACCATTCCCAATCGCGGTGCCTTTGTCTTAGGCGTAACGATAGAAGACATTCAAGATATGTATGTTCTGAGAAAAGCATATGAAGCGATTGCTGTTCGATGGGCGATTGAGCGCATTACGAAGGAAGAATTTGAGGAATTGCAGGAAGCCTATGAGTTTATGGAATTTTATACCATGAAAAAAGACATGAATAAAATGTTGAATATCAATATGCATTTTCATGAATTAATATATAACGCCGCGCATAACCGTATGTTAAAACATGTATTATCTTCCTATCAATTCTATACAA
Proteins encoded in this window:
- a CDS encoding aconitate hydratase; protein product: MAKTLAYKILENHLISGQMIPGEEITIKMDQTLTQDSTGTMVYLQLEAMDVETIKTELSVAYIDHNTLQTGFENADDHAFIKSVAKRHGVLFSKPGNGICHQLHLESFGIPGKTLLGSDSHTPTGGGLGMIAIGAGGLDVAVAMAKGTYSLTVPKVIGIKLTGSLRPWVSAKDVILYVLQKLTVKGGVGKIVEYFGEGVANLSVTDRATITNMGAELGATTSVFPSDENTKAFLTSQGREKDYIEMKSDDDAIYDDILEVNLSELVPLAAKPHSPDNVDTIINIGEIAINQVAIGSCTNSSYTDLMKVASILKGKHVNENVSLVISPGSSKILSKLAQNGALADMIEAGARIIENACGPCIGMGQSPQSGGVSLRTFNRNFKGRSGTLDASVYLVSPETAAISAITGHLTDGTTVGISLPEINPESFHSNDSFMVYPKGESKKDISVAMGPNIKPFPQNTPLKNEISGTVVLKTGDNITTDDIMPSDSRLLPYRSNIPHLSNYCFEKIDSEFPARCKEAKNGIIIGGENYGQGSSREHAALVPLHLGIRFVVAKSFARIHRSNLINSGIIPLVFEDPADYEDFELGQTLVIKDALTQIKNPHILLLNESTGKQYTLLSHLSDLEIEMILAGGKISQIKRN
- a CDS encoding isocitrate/isopropylmalate family dehydrogenase, with translation MKNDTDFIDYRSLDKIVIGVIGGDGIGPAITAHAKRILEDLLADEIKAEKIELRTIDGLTIENRAAEKAAIPINVLEDIKKCHVLLKGPTTTPRKGDQWGNIESANVAMRKELDLFANVRPVKVPELGIDWTFFRENTECLYAMGSQGVHISDDLAIDFRVITNPGTERIARQAFEYAKANGKKRVSIVTKANIVKATDGKFLEICKKIGEEYPEIEVDDWYIDIMTAKLIDEKRRSQFEVFILPNLYGDILTDEAAEFQGGVGTAGSANLGKHYAMFEAVHGSAPRMVEEGRDIYADPCSVIRASAMLLSHIGCQKQADALFSALDICTVTEKKLTITGKSNGATGAEFADYILETIRR
- a CDS encoding GntR family transcriptional regulator encodes the protein MFKDTAGIKVTGLPLSSNLFIQLRSDILQGKLKSGEKLTEQRICDEYAVSRTPVREAFRQLELDGLIETIPNRGAFVLGVTIEDIQDMYVLRKAYEAIAVRWAIERITKEEFEELQEAYEFMEFYTMKKDMNKMLNINMHFHELIYNAAHNRMLKHVLSSYQFYTKQTKVNRAYVDQYLDEVLKEHKNIFDAFVSKDPDAGAEAITVHLENAKKRAGL